A DNA window from Thiothrix subterranea contains the following coding sequences:
- a CDS encoding TlpA family protein disulfide reductase — MHNTKHQWLSTLCMCLIPLMTSAYAMTDMDDNPADIQTLIGKGKWTVVEVWASDCRMCQLSIQHIVNFKTAHPEVDIVGISVDGTQGKADAQTFIGEQHLTFPNLLSDKTEMDQYLFATAEKNFIGTPTFLFYDPEGKLLTVQAKALTEKELGGFIDSQGSQPEIAEPC, encoded by the coding sequence ATGCATAATACAAAACACCAATGGCTCAGCACCCTGTGTATGTGCCTAATACCGCTGATGACATCAGCCTATGCCATGACGGATATGGATGATAATCCTGCCGATATTCAAACCTTGATTGGCAAGGGCAAATGGACAGTCGTTGAAGTCTGGGCATCCGATTGCCGCATGTGCCAACTGAGCATTCAACACATTGTCAATTTTAAAACCGCGCACCCAGAGGTCGATATTGTCGGCATTTCCGTGGATGGCACGCAAGGCAAAGCCGATGCACAAACCTTTATTGGGGAACAACATCTGACATTTCCCAACCTGCTAAGCGACAAGACGGAAATGGATCAATACTTGTTTGCCACCGCCGAAAAAAACTTTATCGGCACACCGACATTTTTATTCTATGACCCAGAAGGAAAATTGCTGACGGTACAGGCAAAAGCATTGACGGAAAAAGAGTTGGGTGGGTTTATTGATAGTCAGGGTTCGCAGCCGGAAATAGCAGAACCTTGCTGA
- a CDS encoding response regulator: MQTAVVVEDIAETGDWLRRLLAEAFPGIQVTVCGDCGTTRACLAELRPDLALVDISLPDGNGLSLIPLILQASPQAAVVVTSILDDQEHILTALQTGASGYLLKDLPEDQFIHKLRGILRGDPPLSPKVARKVLQYFNGAGSVAPVAAEPVLPMEGLSSREVEVLLFIGKGLSRREVSELLHVSDNTIATHVRNIYRKLNISSRAEAALEACRMGLISTEL; encoded by the coding sequence ATGCAAACAGCAGTAGTAGTGGAAGATATTGCCGAAACGGGTGACTGGCTTCGGCGTCTGTTGGCGGAGGCGTTTCCGGGCATTCAGGTAACAGTGTGTGGGGATTGCGGCACGACACGGGCGTGTTTGGCGGAATTGCGCCCGGATTTGGCGCTGGTGGATATTAGCTTGCCCGATGGCAATGGTTTGAGCTTGATTCCGCTGATTTTGCAGGCATCGCCACAGGCGGCGGTGGTGGTGACGAGCATTCTGGATGATCAGGAACACATCCTGACGGCGTTGCAGACGGGCGCGAGCGGTTATTTGCTGAAGGATTTGCCGGAAGATCAGTTCATCCATAAATTGCGTGGTATTTTGCGGGGCGATCCGCCGCTGTCGCCGAAAGTGGCGCGGAAGGTGCTGCAATATTTCAACGGGGCGGGGAGTGTTGCGCCGGTTGCGGCTGAGCCGGTGTTGCCGATGGAGGGTTTGTCATCCCGCGAGGTCGAGGTGTTGTTGTTCATTGGCAAGGGCTTGAGCCGCCGTGAAGTGAGTGAATTGCTGCATGTGTCGGATAACACCATTGCGACGCATGTGCGCAATATTTACCGCAAGCTCAATATCTCCAGTCGCGCAGAGGCAGCGTTGGAAGCCTGTCGGATGGGGCTAATCAGTACGGAGTTGTGA
- a CDS encoding DsrE family protein — translation MDNYLITQPTPRHYVVILATGNEDAGKRATLAFSTACSAMAMDMNPHVFLVGDGSFWAYEGHTHGIHAPGFPPLEELVSNYLELEGKLYICSACDQVCSLLPDQDHLPIKRTGVEPRGLASVLHYTVNGASITF, via the coding sequence ATGGATAATTACCTGATAACCCAACCTACCCCGCGCCACTACGTGGTCATTCTCGCCACCGGCAATGAAGACGCGGGCAAACGCGCCACCCTCGCTTTTTCAACCGCCTGCTCTGCGATGGCAATGGACATGAATCCACACGTTTTTTTAGTCGGGGATGGCAGTTTCTGGGCTTACGAAGGCCACACGCACGGCATTCATGCGCCCGGTTTTCCGCCACTCGAAGAATTAGTCAGTAACTATTTAGAACTCGAAGGAAAATTATACATCTGTTCCGCCTGTGATCAGGTGTGCAGCTTATTACCGGATCAAGATCACCTGCCCATCAAACGTACCGGGGTAGAACCGCGCGGTTTAGCCAGTGTATTGCACTACACCGTCAACGGTGCTTCCATCACATTTTAA
- a CDS encoding L,D-transpeptidase, translating into MAESEVTPLSLPPPLPAPVAEVATPAGDERFTALLATLARDFPSYSTARVLVVDATAQTLILVENGQAVNEWVISTATSGLGSAKGSQQTPLGVHRVAQKLGDGAPLGAIFKARQNTGRIAQILTGADERSTADNVTTRILWLDGLEPGVNKGGDVDSYERYIYIHGTDEEGRLGNPASHGCIRMRNADVIDLFNRVDEDTLVVITQKREG; encoded by the coding sequence ATGGCTGAATCAGAAGTGACGCCTTTAAGTTTGCCGCCACCACTGCCTGCGCCCGTAGCAGAGGTGGCAACACCCGCTGGTGATGAGCGTTTCACCGCACTGCTTGCGACGTTGGCACGGGATTTCCCCAGCTATTCCACTGCACGGGTATTGGTGGTGGATGCCACCGCGCAAACGCTGATCTTGGTGGAAAATGGGCAGGCGGTGAATGAGTGGGTGATTTCCACTGCTACCAGCGGTTTGGGGAGTGCTAAAGGTAGCCAGCAAACCCCTTTAGGTGTACACCGCGTGGCGCAAAAGTTGGGCGATGGTGCGCCGTTGGGGGCAATCTTCAAAGCACGGCAAAATACCGGGCGCATTGCACAAATTCTGACGGGTGCGGATGAGCGCAGCACCGCTGATAATGTCACTACCCGCATTCTGTGGTTGGATGGTTTAGAGCCGGGTGTCAATAAAGGCGGCGACGTGGATTCGTATGAGCGCTACATTTACATTCACGGTACGGACGAAGAAGGCAGGCTGGGGAATCCGGCTTCGCACGGCTGCATTCGGATGCGCAATGCCGATGTAATCGACTTGTTCAACCGCGTGGATGAAGATACCTTGGTGGTGATTACGCAAAAACGTGAGGGATAA
- a CDS encoding O-succinylhomoserine sulfhydrylase, translating to MNHTEWEFETLAVRAGHVRTNEGEHSEAIFPTSSFVFSSAAQAAARFGGTEPGNIYARFTNPTVRYFQERLAALEGGESCVATASGMSAILAVMLGLLKVGDHVVCSRAVFGTTTLLLQNIIGKFGVAFSFVELTDMAAWEEALQPNTRLLFVETPANPLTEIVDIRELADLAHRHGSLLVVDNCFCTPALQRPLDLGADIVVHSATKYLDGQGRALGGAVVGDKERVGKDVYGVLRNGGMTMSPFNAWIFLKGLETLSLRMKAHCENALQLAQWLEAHPAIERVHYPGLASHPQHALAQQQQSGFGGIVSFIVKGGQAAAWQVVDATQMLSITANLGDAKTTITHPATTTHGRLTPEQKAQAGIAAGLLRVSVGLESVRDIQRDLARGLDAL from the coding sequence TTGAACCATACTGAGTGGGAATTTGAAACACTGGCGGTACGTGCCGGGCATGTACGCACCAATGAAGGCGAGCATTCGGAAGCGATTTTCCCCACCTCCAGCTTTGTGTTCAGCAGTGCGGCGCAAGCGGCAGCGCGGTTTGGTGGAACTGAACCGGGCAATATCTATGCGCGTTTCACTAACCCGACGGTGCGCTATTTTCAGGAACGTCTTGCGGCGTTAGAAGGTGGGGAAAGCTGTGTGGCTACCGCGTCGGGGATGTCAGCGATTCTGGCAGTGATGTTGGGTTTGCTGAAAGTGGGGGATCACGTGGTGTGTTCCCGTGCGGTGTTTGGCACGACCACGCTCTTGTTACAGAACATTATTGGTAAATTCGGGGTGGCATTTAGCTTTGTCGAATTGACCGATATGGCGGCTTGGGAAGAGGCATTACAACCGAATACGCGCTTATTGTTCGTGGAAACGCCCGCTAATCCGTTAACTGAAATTGTGGATATTCGTGAATTAGCGGATTTGGCGCACCGTCATGGCAGTTTGTTGGTGGTCGATAATTGTTTCTGTACCCCGGCTTTGCAACGCCCGTTGGATTTGGGGGCGGATATTGTGGTGCATTCCGCCACCAAGTATTTGGATGGGCAAGGGCGGGCACTGGGTGGTGCGGTAGTCGGTGATAAGGAGCGCGTCGGCAAGGATGTCTACGGTGTGTTGCGCAATGGTGGCATGACCATGAGTCCGTTTAATGCGTGGATTTTCCTGAAGGGTTTGGAAACATTGTCGCTGCGGATGAAAGCGCATTGCGAGAATGCCCTGCAACTGGCGCAATGGTTAGAAGCACATCCGGCGATTGAGCGGGTACATTATCCGGGGCTGGCATCGCACCCCCAGCACGCGCTGGCGCAACAGCAGCAAAGCGGTTTCGGCGGCATCGTGTCCTTTATCGTGAAAGGTGGGCAGGCAGCCGCTTGGCAAGTGGTGGATGCCACCCAAATGCTCTCGATTACCGCGAATTTGGGGGATGCGAAAACCACGATTACGCACCCTGCGACCACAACCCACGGGCGCTTAACCCCTGAGCAAAAAGCCCAAGCAGGCATCGCTGCCGGTTTATTGCGGGTATCAGTGGGTTTGGAGAGCGTGCGTGATATTCAACGTGATCTGGCTCGCGGCTTGGATGCGCTTTAA
- a CDS encoding S1C family serine protease, giving the protein MFKTNTLHNKIHHCLYTLLILFSLTYSLISHADVEITPDPAASVVEITVHTRQYDAASPWNTTWKSWIATGFIVEGNRILTTAQLVDNAVYISIRPNDSTKTFEAEVDSISHEVNLALLTLKDETFFDKRAPLALGDLPKPEEKVSLYGYPVGGNKLSITAGIVSRIEYQTYAHSGLTFQAIQVDAAVNSGSLGSPALVDGKVIGIVSEITPEIAETPTENIGYLIPAPRIKQLIDDLRDGTLDGVPELWVDYQFITNPTHKQYYRLTPDQTGILINQLCANSDAALLLLPDDVITAIDGKPITEADFIQTNGKQYSNFQHHIDLHQLNDIVSLDIIRDGKLVKQNIDLNKKSLSKNRKESVPRYFIFGGFVFLASRKLPECVPATEDETGAPPTEADTVEIVQVLPSANNIGFHDVAPMTISTVNGETFSSWTYFQSLVKDGSQKNIVLENDTGYQIVINRQVAEKEHDALLEKYRIPKTQPDDMAEEEAEP; this is encoded by the coding sequence ATGTTTAAAACAAATACACTACACAATAAAATCCACCACTGTCTTTACACCTTACTCATCCTTTTCAGTTTAACGTATTCGCTAATTTCTCATGCTGACGTTGAAATCACGCCAGACCCGGCGGCCTCGGTGGTCGAAATCACCGTCCATACCCGCCAATACGATGCGGCATCACCCTGGAATACCACGTGGAAAAGCTGGATTGCCACCGGCTTTATTGTCGAGGGCAACCGCATTCTCACCACTGCGCAACTGGTCGACAATGCGGTTTATATCAGCATCCGCCCCAACGATAGCACCAAAACGTTTGAAGCCGAGGTAGACAGTATTTCGCACGAAGTCAATCTCGCGCTCTTGACCCTCAAAGATGAAACCTTTTTCGACAAACGCGCCCCGTTAGCACTGGGAGACTTACCCAAACCCGAAGAAAAAGTCAGTTTGTATGGCTACCCAGTCGGTGGCAATAAACTCAGCATTACCGCAGGCATTGTTTCGCGTATCGAATACCAAACCTATGCGCACAGCGGCCTTACCTTTCAAGCAATACAAGTGGATGCGGCAGTCAACAGTGGCAGTCTGGGCAGCCCCGCACTGGTGGATGGCAAAGTCATCGGCATCGTCTCCGAAATCACCCCGGAAATTGCCGAAACCCCCACCGAGAATATCGGCTACCTGATTCCTGCGCCGCGCATCAAACAATTAATCGACGATCTGCGCGACGGTACACTCGATGGCGTTCCCGAATTGTGGGTAGATTACCAATTCATCACCAACCCCACGCACAAGCAATACTACCGCTTGACACCCGACCAAACCGGCATTTTGATTAACCAACTTTGTGCCAATAGCGATGCGGCACTACTGCTCCTGCCCGATGATGTCATTACCGCGATTGACGGCAAACCCATCACCGAAGCGGATTTTATTCAAACCAATGGCAAGCAATACAGCAATTTCCAACACCACATCGACTTGCATCAATTGAATGACATTGTAAGTCTCGACATTATCCGTGATGGCAAACTCGTTAAACAAAACATTGATCTAAACAAAAAATCGTTATCGAAAAACCGCAAAGAAAGCGTCCCCCGTTATTTCATTTTTGGTGGTTTTGTTTTCCTAGCCAGCCGTAAACTGCCCGAATGCGTACCCGCCACCGAAGACGAAACCGGTGCGCCACCCACTGAAGCCGACACCGTGGAAATCGTGCAGGTGCTTCCTTCAGCAAATAATATTGGTTTTCATGATGTTGCCCCCATGACCATTAGTACCGTCAATGGTGAAACATTCAGTAGCTGGACATATTTCCAATCGTTAGTAAAAGACGGCTCTCAAAAAAACATTGTCTTGGAAAACGACACCGGCTATCAGATAGTCATTAACCGTCAAGTGGCCGAAAAGGAACATGACGCTTTGTTAGAAAAATACCGTATCCCCAAAACACAGCCTGATGATATGGCTGAAGAAGAGGCTGAACCATGA
- a CDS encoding ATP-binding response regulator, with protein sequence MTTPHNPVLHLEQVKLLYRNLKVAIPGNLFVLVGIMWVAWADAGKLEGLLWVGVLLLLLWRYVDGVQFQRALQQSALDPRYWEKRFSLAMFLMGLLWALIFLSLFDVNKPDVALFVLYFYGGLIASASATSAPRFLAFVFYVTPMTVLLMVRMLQVGEPLYTMMALAFLVFIVASSTVCLTYSRIIHESICLRFENMALITRLEAEKALAEKNQQIAEQAVFAKDKFLAAASHDLRQPLHAQGLYLDAIETYVHPKGVAHLQALRRTNDALSNLFNSLLDVSRLNAGIVEVQLNHARLFEIVQPLHEEFKTHAAEKNLSLLLDCPHLTVFTDPLLLGRILRNLLANAVRYTQQGSITLTCRATAHDTVRIAVQDTGIGIPATEQANIFDEYYQLDNPERDRSKGLGLGLAIVKKLADLLSLTLTCESRVSSGSTFALDVPQGDASLLYQAPPVVSAVSVAGVHVLVIDDEREILHSMAYLLKSWGCLAITAESASEALEKIAQTGLQPELIMADYRLREGKTGAEAITAVRHYCQRAIPAMLITGDTSEERLREATASGLYLLHKPVAPSRLRTVMTQLLKQAAFG encoded by the coding sequence ATGACAACCCCACACAACCCTGTCCTCCACCTCGAACAAGTCAAGCTGCTCTACCGCAACCTGAAGGTCGCCATTCCCGGTAATCTGTTTGTATTGGTGGGTATTATGTGGGTGGCATGGGCGGATGCTGGCAAACTCGAAGGGTTGCTTTGGGTCGGGGTGCTGCTGCTCTTGCTGTGGCGTTATGTGGATGGGGTGCAATTTCAGCGAGCGTTGCAACAGTCGGCGCTTGACCCCCGCTATTGGGAAAAGCGTTTCAGCCTTGCCATGTTTTTGATGGGTTTATTGTGGGCATTGATTTTTCTGAGTTTATTTGATGTCAACAAACCGGATGTGGCTCTATTTGTATTATATTTTTACGGTGGGTTGATTGCCTCTGCCAGTGCGACCAGCGCCCCACGCTTTCTAGCATTTGTCTTTTACGTGACGCCGATGACGGTGTTGTTAATGGTCAGAATGCTGCAAGTCGGTGAACCGCTCTATACCATGATGGCGTTGGCTTTTCTGGTATTTATTGTGGCGAGTAGCACGGTTTGCCTGACTTATAGCCGTATCATTCATGAATCCATCTGCCTGCGTTTCGAGAATATGGCGTTGATTACCCGTCTTGAAGCCGAAAAAGCGCTAGCTGAAAAAAACCAGCAGATCGCCGAGCAAGCCGTATTCGCTAAAGACAAATTCCTCGCCGCCGCCAGCCATGACCTGCGCCAACCGCTGCACGCGCAAGGCTTGTATTTGGATGCGATTGAAACTTACGTTCACCCCAAAGGCGTGGCGCATTTACAAGCATTACGTCGCACCAATGACGCGCTTTCCAACCTGTTCAACAGCCTGCTGGATGTGTCGCGCTTGAATGCGGGCATTGTCGAGGTGCAGCTCAATCACGCCCGCTTGTTTGAGATTGTGCAGCCCTTGCACGAAGAGTTCAAAACCCATGCGGCGGAAAAAAACCTCAGTCTGCTATTGGATTGTCCGCACCTGACCGTTTTCACCGATCCGTTGTTATTGGGGCGTATCTTGCGCAATTTGCTGGCAAACGCGGTGCGCTACACCCAACAAGGCAGCATTACCCTGACGTGCCGTGCGACCGCTCACGATACCGTCAGGATTGCGGTGCAGGATACCGGCATTGGCATCCCCGCCACGGAGCAGGCGAATATTTTTGATGAATATTATCAACTGGATAACCCCGAACGTGACCGCAGCAAAGGCTTGGGGTTGGGCTTAGCCATCGTCAAAAAACTCGCCGATTTATTGAGTTTAACCTTAACCTGCGAATCCCGTGTTAGCAGTGGTTCAACCTTTGCGCTGGACGTGCCGCAAGGGGATGCCAGCTTGCTGTATCAAGCGCCGCCTGTGGTCAGTGCGGTGAGTGTCGCGGGCGTGCATGTGTTGGTGATTGACGACGAACGGGAAATCCTCCACAGCATGGCTTACTTGTTGAAAAGCTGGGGGTGTTTGGCGATCACGGCTGAATCCGCATCCGAGGCGTTGGAAAAAATTGCTCAGACTGGACTGCAACCGGAGCTGATCATGGCGGATTACCGGTTGCGTGAAGGTAAAACCGGCGCAGAGGCGATTACGGCGGTGCGTCATTATTGCCAGCGTGCCATCCCCGCGATGCTGATTACCGGCGATACCAGCGAAGAGCGTTTGCGGGAAGCGACGGCGAGCGGTTTGTATTTGCTGCACAAGCCGGTTGCGCCGAGTCGCTTGCGCACAGTGATGACGCAATTGTTGAAACAAGCAGCATTCGGCTGA
- a CDS encoding sensor histidine kinase, with product MGLAIGILRFRLFEVEYWWFKSWLWLLGGCVVVLVDMLLIGLLNTPQLYALGLSVVLTGFLYFPLRQWLLGKLMPLENQTLQDFLARFSTSLAQADSPEAFEQGWQALLQARFAPQHLTLQAATLIQPQLEGNGLSLRVPALTTDFVYQLSGKQMASRLFSKADIKTVTALLDIAQMARNASDAREQAVREEREHLLHDLNATVGAKLRRLADDLLEAQHREATEEALQALDTTVQLSLQDDPFSLQAHLQAWQTETAHRTAAAAVQLDWQVADDLEQGELAPKQAVELTQFLREAVTNALKHAQPSRLIVRFAREAGSLQVSISNDGKIQPPETWQAGTGMGGMAARIRTLHGELHIQHLVQQGYVRLDAAIPLLGAA from the coding sequence TTGGGGTTAGCTATCGGGATTTTGCGGTTTCGTTTGTTTGAGGTGGAATATTGGTGGTTTAAGTCGTGGCTGTGGTTATTGGGCGGTTGCGTGGTGGTATTGGTGGATATGCTGCTGATTGGCTTGCTGAATACGCCGCAATTGTATGCGCTGGGCTTGTCGGTGGTGCTGACAGGGTTTTTGTATTTTCCGCTGCGCCAGTGGTTGCTCGGCAAGTTGATGCCGCTGGAAAACCAGACTTTGCAAGACTTTTTGGCGCGGTTCAGCACCTCGCTGGCACAGGCAGATTCGCCAGAAGCGTTTGAGCAAGGGTGGCAAGCATTGCTGCAAGCGCGGTTTGCCCCGCAACACCTAACGCTGCAAGCCGCCACTTTGATCCAGCCGCAATTGGAGGGCAACGGTCTCAGCTTGCGCGTGCCTGCGCTCACCACCGATTTTGTTTACCAACTGAGTGGCAAGCAAATGGCTTCGCGTTTGTTCAGTAAAGCCGACATCAAAACGGTGACAGCCTTGCTGGACATTGCGCAAATGGCACGCAATGCCAGCGATGCCCGCGAACAGGCAGTGCGCGAAGAGCGCGAACATTTGTTACACGATTTAAACGCCACGGTCGGCGCAAAGCTGCGGCGTTTGGCGGATGATCTGCTCGAAGCCCAGCACCGCGAAGCCACCGAAGAAGCCTTGCAAGCACTGGATACCACCGTGCAACTGTCGTTGCAAGACGACCCCTTCAGCCTGCAAGCGCATTTACAGGCATGGCAAACCGAAACCGCGCACCGCACCGCCGCCGCTGCTGTACAACTCGATTGGCAGGTTGCCGACGATTTGGAGCAGGGCGAACTTGCCCCCAAACAAGCCGTGGAATTGACGCAATTTTTGCGGGAAGCGGTGACGAATGCCCTTAAACATGCACAACCTTCGCGCTTGATCGTGCGCTTTGCGCGGGAGGCGGGGAGTTTGCAAGTCAGCATCAGCAACGATGGCAAGATTCAGCCGCCCGAAACTTGGCAAGCCGGAACGGGCATGGGCGGCATGGCAGCGCGGATTCGTACTTTGCACGGCGAATTGCACATCCAGCATTTGGTGCAGCAAGGTTATGTGCGGCTGGATGCGGCGATTCCGCTGTTGGGGGCTGCATGA